The following are encoded in a window of Prochlorococcus marinus str. MIT 1013 genomic DNA:
- a CDS encoding phage major capsid protein → MTTASAIEQKTYRRFLELEKTELENDTLELSFSSETPVQRAFGSEVLSHEPDAANLTRLNDSAPVLWAHDPTLQIGVVQRAWIEGGKGRAIIKWGNSQLAQEKRADVESGVIRNVSIGYSIDQMDENEKGEMVATRWTGLEISLVSVASDPHVGIGRSHPTYSTPKEETSKMSNYVTAYSEPQQTRGEFEEEASQFSIVKAIQAQASGNWSDAGREREVHQELAGKYGQRSANGVLVPNQSWQKRTFVAGTASAGGNLVATDVLADSFVDALRPTSVVMQAGATVLGNLQGNVSIPKRTGSSTAAWFGADDSDALSESVGTFGAIALSPKTVGSYSKYSRLMKLQATPDIENLIRQDMLEKIGTQIDIAAIAGTGSSSQPTGILSASDTTVTALATNGAAASIDTLITLKKSVSAANADDGSCCYLINSKVESALSQLKDSNGAYFLNPFGGELGAARFAGRRMLVSNNVPSNLTKGSGSNLSAIIYGRFSDVIVATWSGIEIDVDPFTDFAKGSVGVRALTSLDVGVRHGESFGLVKDAVAA, encoded by the coding sequence ATGACTACGGCTTCAGCGATTGAGCAAAAAACTTATAGAAGGTTTCTTGAATTAGAAAAGACAGAATTAGAAAATGACACTCTTGAATTGAGCTTTAGTTCAGAGACTCCAGTTCAAAGAGCCTTTGGTTCAGAAGTGCTATCACATGAACCAGACGCAGCAAATCTCACTCGATTAAATGACTCAGCTCCAGTTCTTTGGGCACATGATCCAACTCTGCAAATAGGAGTTGTGCAAAGAGCATGGATTGAAGGCGGTAAGGGAAGAGCAATTATCAAATGGGGTAATTCACAACTAGCTCAGGAGAAAAGAGCAGATGTTGAAAGCGGTGTAATTCGCAATGTGAGCATTGGATATTCAATAGACCAAATGGACGAGAACGAAAAAGGGGAGATGGTCGCTACACGGTGGACGGGCTTGGAGATTTCTCTGGTCAGTGTCGCCAGTGATCCCCATGTCGGCATTGGCCGCAGTCATCCGACTTACTCAACTCCTAAAGAGGAAACTTCAAAAATGTCTAACTATGTAACCGCTTATTCAGAGCCTCAACAAACAAGAGGCGAATTTGAAGAAGAAGCTTCTCAGTTTTCAATTGTTAAAGCGATCCAAGCACAAGCCTCTGGCAACTGGTCAGACGCTGGAAGAGAGCGCGAAGTTCATCAAGAACTAGCTGGTAAATATGGTCAGCGTTCAGCAAATGGTGTTCTAGTTCCTAACCAGTCTTGGCAAAAAAGAACATTCGTTGCGGGCACAGCCTCAGCAGGTGGAAACCTAGTGGCCACAGACGTTTTGGCTGATTCATTCGTGGACGCTTTAAGGCCAACTTCTGTAGTAATGCAAGCGGGTGCAACAGTCCTCGGAAACCTTCAAGGCAATGTTTCAATACCTAAGAGAACAGGATCATCTACTGCTGCATGGTTTGGTGCTGACGATAGCGACGCTCTCTCAGAATCTGTCGGAACTTTCGGAGCTATTGCATTAAGTCCAAAAACTGTTGGCTCATACAGCAAGTACAGCAGATTGATGAAATTGCAGGCCACACCTGATATTGAGAACCTAATTCGCCAAGACATGTTGGAGAAAATTGGAACTCAAATAGACATTGCAGCAATCGCAGGAACTGGAAGTTCTTCACAACCGACTGGAATTTTATCTGCTTCAGATACAACAGTTACAGCCCTTGCCACTAACGGCGCGGCGGCTTCAATTGACACTCTGATCACATTGAAAAAATCTGTATCTGCTGCAAATGCTGATGATGGTTCATGCTGCTATTTGATTAATTCAAAAGTTGAATCAGCACTATCTCAGTTGAAAGATTCCAATGGTGCTTACTTCCTAAATCCTTTTGGTGGTGAATTGGGAGCTGCTCGTTTCGCAGGTCGTCGCATGTTGGTATCTAACAATGTTCCTTCCAACTTGACCAAAGGTTCAGGTTCAAACTTGAGCGCGATCATCTACGGAAGATTTAGTGACGTTATCGTGGCTACATGGTCAGGAATTGAAATAGATGTTGATCCATTTACCGATTTCGCCAAAGGCTCAGTGGGCGTAAGGGCTTTGACCTCTTTAGATGTTGGCGTTCGTCACGGCGAAAGCTTCGGTTTGGTTAAGGATGCTGTAGCTGCGTAA
- a CDS encoding helix-turn-helix domain-containing protein: protein MLFIWALDTKKTRINRYRSYGWSWKKIGSIYNVSPSTVRRWSMQ from the coding sequence ATGCTGTTTATCTGGGCGTTAGATACCAAGAAAACAAGAATTAACAGGTATAGAAGTTATGGGTGGAGCTGGAAAAAGATCGGCTCTATTTATAACGTCAGTCCTAGCACTGTTAGGAGATGGTCAATGCAGTGA
- a CDS encoding tetratricopeptide repeat protein: protein MTEGKRNQKQEGSEVKTFTVPFALKESKENIFNKARKLHQKGNIPEAVKHYQQIINQGCNDHRVFSNYGVILRGLGKLKEAELVTRKAIELNPDFADLHSNLGIILRDLGKLEEAELSTRKAIELNPDFTNAYANLGEILSNLGNLKEAELSTRKAIEIKPDSAMAHSNLGIILQDLGKSEEAELSTRKAIEIKSDYAEAHYNLGNILRDLGKSQKAELSYRKAIEIKPDYADAYCNLGNILRDFGKSQEAELSYRKAIKIKPDFAIALSNLGGLLIDLGKSEEAELSYRKAIEIKPDFAEAHSNLGNILICLDKEKDAKKHFSYALENQPNNICFYINSKLRLSPILNNIEQIDTEREQYKRQLEILKNNKNMFYEGTQTFNTNIFYFAYQNRLDDKYILEELSDTISKVKGVIFKDFSRRKYLAISSKRTNLKVGICSEFLRNSHTIGKLYTKVILDLLKAGIEINIYIPPNKISHSDKDLVENIFKRVIYLPKSIDKASRLIFSDDLDVLFYPDIGMSNYTYILALSRLALVQATSLGHPNTSGIKNIDYFITNEIVPHHPSSSYTERLIKFSRLPFNYPTPKINESNLSNKNIINSDDNFIIGLTQSLFKLHPDFDKVLESILDEIKNACLILIKDKHEYTTEKLKNRWKKQSSLLLERSIFLDRMSKDDFINTTKNCHIMLDPFYFGSGNTFYEAMAFGIPFITYPFSQRGSLVASGYKQMGVKNPPIASSPEDYINWCKKYANNSLLLKNTKDELKERAQKYLFNDNEIYKEYYTFFTEAVKIARQGEFLEDNWKPFTSSKI from the coding sequence GTGACTGAGGGGAAAAGGAATCAAAAACAAGAAGGCTCTGAAGTAAAAACATTCACAGTTCCATTCGCCTTAAAAGAAAGCAAAGAAAATATATTCAATAAGGCAAGAAAGTTACATCAAAAAGGAAATATTCCAGAAGCAGTCAAACATTATCAACAGATAATAAATCAAGGATGTAATGATCACAGAGTTTTTTCTAATTATGGAGTGATATTGAGAGGTCTTGGTAAATTAAAAGAAGCAGAATTAGTAACTCGAAAAGCAATTGAACTGAATCCTGATTTTGCAGATTTGCATTCTAATCTGGGAATCATTTTGAGAGATCTAGGTAAATTAGAAGAAGCAGAGTTATCCACTCGTAAGGCAATTGAACTCAATCCTGATTTCACAAATGCTTATGCAAATTTAGGGGAAATATTGAGTAATCTTGGCAACTTAAAAGAAGCAGAATTATCAACTCGAAAAGCAATTGAAATCAAACCTGATTCCGCTATGGCGCATTCCAATTTGGGAATCATATTGCAAGATCTCGGCAAATCAGAAGAAGCAGAATTGTCCACTCGAAAAGCAATTGAAATTAAATCTGATTACGCAGAAGCACATTACAACCTGGGAAATATATTAAGAGATCTTGGTAAATCACAAAAAGCAGAATTGTCCTACCGCAAAGCAATTGAAATCAAACCTGATTACGCAGATGCATATTGCAATTTGGGAAATATATTAAGAGATTTTGGTAAATCACAAGAAGCAGAATTGTCCTACCGCAAAGCAATTAAAATCAAACCTGATTTCGCTATTGCTCTTTCTAATTTGGGAGGTCTATTGATAGATCTCGGCAAATCAGAAGAAGCAGAATTGTCATACCGTAAAGCGATTGAAATCAAACCTGATTTCGCAGAGGCTCATTCCAATCTGGGAAACATATTGATATGTCTAGATAAAGAAAAAGATGCTAAAAAACACTTCTCTTATGCTTTAGAAAATCAACCAAATAATATTTGTTTTTATATAAACTCCAAATTAAGATTATCACCAATATTGAATAATATTGAACAAATAGATACTGAGCGTGAACAATACAAAAGACAACTAGAAATATTAAAGAATAATAAAAATATGTTTTATGAAGGCACACAAACTTTTAATACAAATATTTTTTACTTTGCATATCAAAACAGATTAGATGATAAGTATATTCTTGAGGAACTGAGTGATACAATATCCAAAGTTAAAGGAGTAATATTTAAAGATTTTTCTAGGAGGAAATATCTAGCAATTTCATCAAAAAGAACTAACTTGAAAGTAGGTATTTGCTCTGAGTTTCTTAGAAATAGTCATACCATTGGTAAATTATATACAAAAGTTATATTAGATTTATTAAAAGCTGGTATTGAAATTAATATTTATATTCCACCAAATAAAATCAGTCATTCAGATAAAGATCTAGTTGAAAATATCTTCAAAAGAGTGATCTATCTTCCAAAGTCAATAGATAAAGCAAGCAGGTTAATATTCTCAGACGACCTAGATGTCTTATTTTACCCAGATATTGGTATGTCTAACTATACATACATTCTTGCATTATCAAGATTAGCATTGGTTCAAGCTACCAGCTTAGGTCATCCAAATACCTCTGGAATTAAGAATATAGATTATTTTATTACTAACGAAATAGTGCCTCACCATCCATCATCTAGTTATACAGAACGCTTAATAAAATTCAGTAGATTGCCTTTCAATTATCCAACTCCAAAAATCAATGAATCAAACTTGTCTAATAAAAATATAATAAATTCTGATGATAATTTTATAATTGGACTTACGCAGTCGTTATTTAAGCTTCATCCTGATTTTGATAAAGTACTAGAATCAATATTAGATGAGATAAAGAATGCATGTTTAATACTTATAAAAGATAAACATGAATATACAACAGAAAAATTAAAAAATAGATGGAAAAAGCAAAGTAGTTTACTGCTAGAAAGATCAATCTTTTTAGATAGAATGTCTAAAGATGATTTTATTAATACAACAAAAAACTGTCATATAATGCTTGATCCATTCTACTTTGGAAGCGGAAATACTTTTTACGAAGCAATGGCTTTTGGTATACCATTTATTACTTATCCATTCAGTCAAAGAGGTAGTTTAGTTGCTTCAGGGTATAAACAAATGGGCGTAAAAAATCCTCCTATTGCTTCATCACCTGAAGATTATATAAATTGGTGTAAAAAATATGCAAATAACAGTTTGCTTCTTAAAAATACAAAAGATGAATTAAAAGAAAGAGCTCAGAAATATCTATTTAATGATAATGAAATATACAAAGAATATTATACATTTTTTACTGAGGCTGTAAAAATAGCAAGACAGGGAGAATTTCTTGAAGATAATTGGAAACCCTTTACTTCAAGCAAAATTTAA
- a CDS encoding tetratricopeptide repeat protein, whose translation MTEGKRNQKQEGSEVKTFRVPFALGEIKENISIPSNSKTKPSKEQIIDQAFKFHSQGNIQKAAKLYQYFIDKGFNDHRVFSNYGVILKDLGKLEEAELLQRKAIKLNPDFSNGHSNLGMILKNLGKLKEAELSQRKAIELNPNFTEAHYNLASILIDLGRLEEAELAIRKAIKLNPNFAEAYSTLGCILRDLGRLKESELSQRTAIGLKSDFAEAYSNLGNVLKDLGKLKEAELSTRKAIQFNPDFAEAHSNLGSILRDLGKFKEAELSTRKAIELNPNIAEPYANLGSILKDLGKFKEAEISMHKAIQLKPDYAMAYSNLGGILKDLGKSKEAQSCFQKCLELDPDDLAYNIQAKLFISKIPLNQLQINQDREEINRQISLIGNNNNIIYKNNSLPTTIDFIFYLAYHNCYNDKEILQNIANNLSKKDGILNTNFRLDQHIKESQGRKRIRLGICSSYFFNHSVTKCFLNLIEDLAKSGIEIIIFKGELDHTDKTTDHIISLASEIITLPDSLEKSCQKVLNSSIDILLYLDIGMSVKTYFMSLSRLALVQVLHSGHPQTSGSQNMDYYITASQKENENSDKFFSERLIRMTRLPVNYSLPTILNSTIKASDLDIYEDDFIIGLPHTLFKYHPDFDDILDKVLEEIPHSRLLFFEGVREYNTKELLSRWEQNSKYISSKLIICPRVKFDDYLTISKRFDIVLDTIYFGMGNTFFQAMALGIPVVTLLPDKPQGGCVSAGYKQMGILNPPIAKSKKEYISICKKLAFDNSYRKNISNQILLKAKDNLFNDQTVYRQYIDFFQKALKAAYKKELLPKNWEPLE comes from the coding sequence GTGACTGAGGGGAAAAGGAATCAAAAGCAAGAAGGATCTGAAGTAAAAACATTTCGAGTTCCATTTGCTTTAGGAGAAATAAAAGAGAATATTTCTATTCCTAGCAATAGCAAAACTAAACCTTCTAAAGAACAAATAATTGATCAAGCATTTAAGTTTCATTCACAAGGAAATATTCAAAAAGCAGCAAAACTTTATCAATATTTTATTGATAAAGGGTTTAATGATCACAGAGTTTTTTCTAATTATGGAGTCATATTGAAAGATCTTGGCAAATTAGAAGAAGCAGAGTTGTTACAACGCAAAGCAATTAAACTAAATCCTGATTTTAGTAATGGTCATTCTAATTTAGGAATGATATTGAAAAATCTTGGCAAGTTAAAAGAAGCAGAATTATCCCAACGCAAAGCAATTGAACTCAATCCTAATTTCACAGAGGCGCATTATAATCTGGCAAGTATATTGATAGATCTTGGCAGATTAGAAGAAGCAGAATTAGCTATTCGCAAAGCAATTAAACTAAATCCTAATTTTGCTGAAGCTTATTCTACTCTTGGATGCATATTGAGAGATCTTGGCAGATTAAAAGAATCAGAATTATCACAACGCACAGCGATTGGACTTAAATCTGATTTCGCTGAAGCATATTCCAATCTGGGAAATGTATTGAAAGATCTTGGTAAATTAAAAGAAGCAGAATTATCAACTCGAAAAGCAATTCAATTTAATCCTGATTTCGCAGAGGCTCATTCCAATCTGGGTAGCATTTTGAGAGATCTTGGTAAATTTAAAGAAGCAGAATTATCAACTCGGAAAGCAATCGAACTCAACCCTAATATCGCAGAACCATATGCCAATCTAGGAAGCATATTAAAAGATCTTGGTAAATTTAAAGAAGCTGAAATATCAATGCACAAAGCTATTCAACTCAAGCCTGATTACGCAATGGCGTATTCTAATCTGGGAGGCATATTAAAAGATCTTGGTAAATCAAAAGAAGCGCAAAGTTGTTTTCAAAAATGCCTTGAATTAGATCCAGATGATCTAGCTTATAACATACAAGCTAAACTTTTCATATCAAAAATACCCTTAAATCAATTGCAAATAAATCAAGACAGAGAGGAGATAAATAGACAAATATCATTAATAGGTAATAACAATAATATAATCTATAAAAATAATAGTTTACCAACAACAATAGACTTTATTTTTTATTTAGCCTATCATAATTGTTATAATGATAAAGAGATACTCCAAAATATAGCTAATAATTTATCAAAAAAGGATGGGATATTAAATACTAATTTCCGTTTAGACCAGCATATCAAAGAAAGTCAGGGAAGAAAAAGGATAAGACTCGGAATTTGTTCTAGCTATTTTTTTAATCATTCTGTAACGAAATGTTTTTTAAATTTAATTGAAGATCTTGCTAAATCTGGAATTGAAATAATCATATTTAAAGGAGAACTTGATCATACTGATAAAACAACAGATCATATTATTTCATTAGCGAGTGAAATAATAACATTACCAGATTCCTTAGAAAAATCTTGTCAAAAAGTTCTAAATAGTTCAATTGATATTCTTCTATATCTTGATATTGGAATGTCAGTAAAAACATATTTCATGTCTTTATCAAGGCTAGCTCTAGTTCAAGTCCTTCATAGTGGACACCCACAAACTTCAGGTTCTCAAAATATGGATTACTACATAACCGCATCGCAAAAAGAAAATGAGAATTCTGATAAGTTCTTTTCAGAAAGATTGATAAGAATGACTAGACTTCCAGTAAATTATAGTCTACCTACAATTTTAAATAGTACTATTAAAGCTTCAGATCTAGATATTTATGAGGATGATTTTATAATTGGACTTCCTCATACTTTATTTAAATACCACCCCGACTTTGATGATATTCTAGACAAAGTACTTGAGGAAATTCCTCATTCACGTTTATTGTTTTTCGAAGGTGTTAGAGAATACAATACAAAGGAATTATTGTCCAGGTGGGAACAAAATAGTAAGTACATTTCAAGTAAATTAATAATTTGTCCACGTGTTAAATTTGATGATTATTTAACAATTTCAAAAAGATTTGATATCGTACTTGATACTATTTATTTTGGGATGGGTAATACCTTTTTTCAGGCAATGGCATTGGGTATTCCAGTTGTTACTTTGTTACCTGATAAACCACAAGGTGGATGCGTTTCTGCAGGTTATAAGCAGATGGGTATTTTAAATCCACCTATAGCAAAGTCAAAGAAAGAATATATTTCAATATGCAAAAAACTAGCATTTGATAATTCATACAGGAAAAATATTAGTAATCAAATACTTTTAAAAGCAAAAGATAATTTATTTAATGATCAAACAGTTTATAGACAATATATAGACTTCTTTCAAAAGGCATTGAAAGCTGCATATAAAAAAGAATTACTTCCAAAAAATTGGGAACCATTAGAATAA
- the rfbB gene encoding dTDP-glucose 4,6-dehydratase — MIIFPESVKRILVTGGSGFIGKTLLRRLLKETNLKVFNLDKCGEESDLDILNLNFDSKRLETLKIDLSNSDNTKNAIDFSNPDIVFHLAAESHVDRSILGPRIFLESNIIGTFNLLEALSSHWQSLSLPRKKNFKLLHVSTDEVYGSLGPEGFFSENSSYDPRSPYSATKAASDHLVKAWNKTYGIPILITNCSNNFGPGQFPEKLIPVIINNAINNKKIPIYGDGKNVRDWIYVEDHIDALLRVILRGSVGESYCIGAGVQKSNNDIVELICNLLDKKNTFNAPHNRFKSYIKDRPGHDRRYAINYKKISEDLKWKPKYNFENAMELTVEWYLKNVNWCNKFSKDNTNKNL, encoded by the coding sequence ATGATTATATTTCCTGAATCTGTAAAAAGAATACTTGTAACTGGTGGATCAGGATTTATAGGAAAGACTTTATTGAGAAGATTGCTTAAAGAAACAAATTTAAAAGTATTTAATTTGGATAAATGTGGCGAAGAAAGCGATTTAGATATTCTAAATTTGAATTTTGATTCTAAAAGATTAGAAACATTAAAGATTGATCTTTCTAATTCAGATAATACTAAAAATGCAATAGATTTTAGTAATCCAGATATAGTTTTTCATCTAGCAGCTGAAAGTCATGTAGATAGATCTATTCTAGGTCCTAGAATATTTTTAGAAAGTAATATAATTGGAACTTTTAATTTATTAGAAGCATTAAGTTCTCATTGGCAATCATTGTCATTGCCTAGAAAGAAAAATTTTAAACTTCTTCATGTAAGTACAGATGAGGTTTATGGATCACTTGGACCCGAAGGCTTTTTTTCTGAAAATAGTTCGTATGATCCAAGAAGTCCATACTCTGCTACAAAGGCAGCAAGTGATCATCTTGTCAAAGCTTGGAATAAAACTTATGGGATCCCTATCTTAATTACAAACTGTAGTAATAATTTTGGACCTGGACAATTTCCTGAAAAACTTATTCCAGTGATTATTAATAATGCTATAAATAATAAAAAGATTCCAATTTACGGTGATGGAAAAAATGTACGCGATTGGATATATGTCGAAGATCATATAGATGCCTTATTAAGAGTCATATTGCGAGGTAGCGTAGGAGAGTCATATTGTATTGGGGCTGGAGTACAAAAATCGAATAATGATATAGTAGAATTAATTTGTAATTTACTTGACAAAAAAAATACTTTTAATGCACCACATAATCGGTTTAAATCTTATATAAAAGATAGACCAGGGCACGATAGGAGATATGCTATTAACTATAAAAAAATTTCAGAAGATTTAAAATGGAAACCTAAATATAATTTTGAAAATGCAATGGAACTTACTGTTGAATGGTATTTAAAAAATGTAAATTGGTGTAATAAATTCTCGAAAGATAACACCAATAAAAACCTTTAA
- the rfbA gene encoding glucose-1-phosphate thymidylyltransferase RfbA, translated as MKYLSSRRGIILAGGNGTRLAPITSAISKQLIPVYDKPMIYYPITTLMLCGIRDILIVTNPNSVELFKALLGNGDKWGVNFSYAIQNKAEGVAHAILVAEKFIKNSNIAIALGDNLFHGNDLVNLLRSADKRIKGGSIFAYPVSDPRNYGVVQFDKEGNILDIEEKPDNPLSQYAITGLYFYDNSAFERIKELRFSPRGELEITSLNNHYLNQNLLNVEIMGRGMAWLDTGSFNSLQDASGYIRTLEQRQGLKVGCPEEAAWRQGWIDDKCLENLAFSLMNSGYGEYLLMLLKGLK; from the coding sequence ATGAAGTATTTATCATCGCGTAGAGGAATTATTCTTGCAGGGGGTAACGGCACAAGGCTTGCACCAATAACCTCAGCAATAAGCAAACAGTTGATACCTGTATATGACAAGCCAATGATTTATTATCCAATTACTACTTTAATGTTATGCGGAATAAGAGATATTCTTATTGTTACGAATCCTAATTCTGTTGAATTATTTAAAGCACTTTTAGGAAATGGTGATAAATGGGGAGTTAACTTTAGTTATGCAATTCAGAACAAGGCTGAAGGTGTTGCTCATGCGATTTTGGTAGCAGAGAAATTTATTAAAAACAGTAATATTGCAATTGCATTAGGCGATAATCTTTTTCACGGTAATGACTTAGTTAATCTTCTTCGATCGGCAGATAAAAGGATAAAAGGAGGAAGTATTTTTGCTTACCCTGTTAGTGATCCCCGTAATTATGGTGTTGTTCAATTTGATAAGGAAGGGAATATTTTAGATATTGAGGAGAAACCAGATAATCCTTTAAGTCAATATGCTATTACTGGATTATATTTTTATGATAACTCCGCTTTTGAAAGAATTAAAGAATTAAGATTTTCACCAAGAGGAGAGCTAGAAATAACATCTCTAAACAACCATTATTTAAATCAAAATCTATTAAATGTAGAGATTATGGGTAGGGGGATGGCTTGGTTAGATACCGGATCGTTTAATTCTCTTCAGGATGCATCTGGTTATATTCGTACTCTTGAACAACGACAAGGTTTGAAAGTAGGTTGTCCAGAAGAGGCTGCTTGGAGGCAAGGCTGGATTGATGACAAATGCTTAGAAAACCTTGCTTTCAGTTTGATGAATAGTGGTTATGGTGAATATCTCTTAATGCTGTTAAAAGGGCTAAAGTAG